A stretch of the bacterium genome encodes the following:
- a CDS encoding transglutaminase-like domain-containing protein: MLSIAARGIAGSLDSAFALAGSNAAQLKLALSRLPAEQRPAAEFLIENMPAVDLAWMPETTLEEDVSLAFKARKLLPWGSRISDDLFLHYVLPHRVTQEPISNWRRMFFDSLYPLVQACTSMTDAAMQVNLWTGRKATYKPNAPRDQGPLETLLSGWGRCEELVILYACACRAIGIPVREAYTPYWTAGDGNHAWSEIWIDGQWYPAHAFEAVDSHHFRFRKDTIRTAYVFAVSYGVPEHAEGIYHREPGCAIMNVTPDYTPAGLLRVYATRSGQVAAGVPVCVSVFNSGALRPVARDTTGPDGTWSIPTGVGEVYVTAGARTDWCGSIARVSAHETTDVRFDLDRTRQLPADFWLWYPMPGR, from the coding sequence GTGCTATCCATTGCGGCGCGAGGAATCGCCGGTTCCCTTGATTCGGCCTTCGCCCTCGCCGGCAGCAACGCCGCACAATTGAAGTTGGCGCTGTCGCGTCTCCCAGCCGAGCAACGCCCGGCAGCAGAATTCCTGATTGAGAACATGCCGGCAGTTGACCTCGCCTGGATGCCGGAAACGACACTGGAGGAGGACGTTTCGCTTGCGTTCAAGGCCCGCAAGCTCCTGCCCTGGGGCAGCCGCATTTCCGATGACCTGTTCCTCCACTACGTGCTGCCGCACCGCGTGACCCAGGAACCCATCTCCAACTGGCGCCGCATGTTCTTCGACTCGCTCTACCCGCTCGTTCAGGCCTGCACGTCGATGACCGATGCCGCGATGCAGGTCAATCTATGGACCGGGCGCAAGGCGACCTACAAACCCAACGCGCCGCGCGACCAGGGACCGCTTGAGACCCTCCTGTCCGGCTGGGGCCGATGCGAGGAACTGGTCATTCTCTACGCCTGCGCGTGCCGAGCCATCGGCATCCCGGTGCGAGAAGCATACACGCCGTACTGGACTGCGGGCGACGGTAACCACGCCTGGTCTGAAATCTGGATTGACGGCCAGTGGTACCCGGCGCATGCGTTCGAGGCGGTTGACTCACACCACTTCCGGTTCAGGAAAGACACCATCCGCACCGCGTACGTTTTCGCGGTCAGCTACGGCGTTCCGGAGCACGCCGAAGGCATCTACCACCGCGAGCCGGGCTGCGCCATCATGAACGTGACACCTGACTACACGCCGGCCGGATTGTTGCGAGTCTACGCGACCCGCTCCGGTCAAGTCGCCGCCGGCGTCCCGGTGTGCGTCTCGGTCTTCAACAGCGGAGCGCTCAGGCCGGTGGCTCGCGACACGACCGGACCTGACGGCACGTGGTCAATCCCGACCGGCGTCGGGGAAGTCTACGTCACGGCCGGTGCGCGAACGGATTGGTGCGGATCAATCGCCCGAGTCTCGGCACACGAAACGACCGACGTCCGCTTCGACCTCGACCGGACGCGGCAACTGCCTGCTGACTTCTGGCTCTGGTACCCGATGCCTGGACGGTAA
- a CDS encoding DUF523 and DUF1722 domain-containing protein produces MGTVPRSARTRGTVPISAEALALGAGRPVVVVSKCLGFEHCRYNGEIVDDPFVRRLREFVEFRPVCPEMEIGLGVPRDPIRVVRVEHRMRLVQPSTGKDFSESMEAFCSQFISGVVGVDGFLLKARSPSCGTRDVKIYNETGNLLSAAQRQGFFGRAAMRRFGDAAVEDEGRLRNFLVRERFLTMLYTLARFRELATEPTMARLTDFHARHKLLLMTYSEVVMRQLGKLGANEERRSVADVFKDYGALLPRAFAGPPKYTAAINVLMHALGYFRGGLTADEKAFFLDSLERYRAGKVPLSVPVGILGSWVVRFNQPYLAQQLLFQPYPEALLDIADSGKGR; encoded by the coding sequence ATGGGGACAGTCCCCCGGAGCGCGAGGACGCGCGGTACAGTCCCCATTTCGGCCGAGGCCCTAGCGCTGGGCGCGGGGCGTCCGGTGGTCGTCGTGAGCAAGTGCCTCGGGTTTGAGCACTGCCGGTACAATGGCGAGATAGTCGACGACCCATTCGTCCGCCGGCTGCGGGAGTTCGTCGAGTTCAGACCAGTCTGCCCTGAGATGGAGATCGGGCTGGGAGTGCCGCGCGACCCGATTCGCGTCGTGCGTGTAGAGCACCGGATGCGGCTGGTCCAGCCATCAACCGGCAAGGATTTCTCGGAGTCGATGGAGGCGTTCTGCAGCCAGTTCATCTCGGGCGTCGTCGGTGTGGATGGTTTCCTGCTCAAGGCGCGCTCGCCGTCCTGCGGGACCCGCGACGTGAAGATATACAACGAGACCGGCAACCTGCTTTCGGCCGCCCAGCGGCAGGGGTTCTTCGGCCGGGCAGCAATGCGCCGGTTCGGCGACGCGGCGGTCGAGGACGAGGGCAGGCTCAGGAACTTCCTTGTCCGCGAGCGGTTCCTTACGATGCTCTACACGCTCGCGCGCTTCCGCGAACTGGCGACAGAGCCAACCATGGCCCGGCTGACCGACTTTCACGCCCGCCACAAGTTGCTGCTGATGACCTACAGCGAGGTCGTGATGCGGCAGTTGGGCAAGCTCGGCGCCAACGAGGAGCGTAGGTCGGTGGCCGACGTGTTCAAGGACTACGGGGCCTTGCTGCCCCGGGCATTTGCCGGCCCGCCCAAGTACACTGCTGCCATCAATGTACTGATGCACGCGCTAGGCTATTTCCGCGGCGGGCTGACTGCTGACGAAAAGGCCTTCTTCCTTGACTCGCTCGAGCGCTACCGGGCCGGCAAGGTGCCGTTGTCGGTTCCGGTCGGCATCCTTGGTTCGTGGGTCGTTCGATTCAACCAGCCATACCTTGCGCAGCAGTTGCTGTTCCAACCCTATCCGGAGGCGCTCCTGGACATCGCTGATTCCGGCAAAGGGCGCTAG
- a CDS encoding CDGSH iron-sulfur domain-containing protein produces the protein MKKRQKIAVARDGPYLVSGGLPLGKEVAKVGKEGEPEQWVKGKEYPVREDYWLCRCGKSKDKPFCDGKHADSGFDGAETASRKPYSEQARRIEGPELVLGDAESLCASARFCLPKGGTWRLTLRSRDPEKRKTAVQQACDCPSGRLVAYDRKTGKPVEPEFPPSLSLIEDPQAKSSGPIWVKGRVAIVSADGEVYEKRNRVTLCRCGGSENKPFCDGTHVDIGFNDGDPSLRKRSRTRKTTNGARQ, from the coding sequence ATGAAGAAACGGCAGAAGATAGCCGTCGCCAGGGACGGCCCGTATCTCGTGTCCGGCGGTCTGCCGCTGGGCAAGGAGGTAGCCAAGGTCGGCAAGGAAGGAGAGCCGGAGCAGTGGGTTAAAGGCAAGGAGTATCCGGTTCGGGAGGACTATTGGCTCTGCCGCTGCGGCAAATCCAAAGACAAGCCCTTCTGCGACGGTAAGCATGCCGACTCGGGCTTTGACGGAGCGGAGACGGCAAGCCGCAAGCCATACTCCGAGCAGGCCAGGAGGATAGAAGGTCCTGAGCTCGTGCTTGGTGATGCTGAGTCGCTATGTGCCTCGGCACGGTTCTGCCTACCCAAGGGCGGGACGTGGAGACTGACCCTGCGGTCTCGCGACCCCGAGAAGAGAAAGACCGCGGTACAGCAAGCCTGTGACTGCCCGTCCGGCAGGCTCGTGGCATACGACCGGAAGACGGGAAAGCCCGTCGAGCCCGAGTTCCCGCCCTCGCTCAGCCTGATTGAAGACCCGCAGGCGAAGTCGAGCGGGCCGATCTGGGTGAAGGGTCGTGTGGCTATTGTGTCTGCTGACGGCGAGGTCTACGAGAAGAGAAACCGTGTGACCCTCTGTCGTTGCGGCGGCTCGGAGAACAAACCGTTCTGCGACGGAACCCATGTCGATATCGGATTCAATGACGGCGACCCATCGCTGCGCAAGAGAAGCCGAACGCGAAAGACAACCAATGGTGCCAGGCAGTAG
- a CDS encoding transglutaminase domain-containing protein codes for MKALLVLLSLALCAAAQPFASPQDPALLALAPDSLREAFGEALTDAGQNWRELASAVAAEQPGRRAEVVWLIDSMPHLDRLEMTAATLLEHVEYAHKSLAAFQYRASDSLFRDYILTYRISDEPVTAWRKLLFDRFAPLVRKSRTAADAARTVNGWLARNVHTVKRGFFGPMKSPELVFSSGSGTTEEIAVLAAAILKSVGVPSRRVKVPWLGAEDYDASWLEVYSDGKWLPYYPLEPKAFGDFGWMEREHDDNVTIAVATSAFDQQLVTSSYTAGAQVRLLLTASGVPLSRFENFALSVFNAGAWRPMDELNTVTDTLGRFECFLGNGHYQLAAGQRDPHGDPYVVTREIEVEPNRPLDIALDLTAPVTQVPSYAGTRDFTGVLPDVSGGIASTLPPRGRPGIVVNYDPTRPGSLATLRAVQQLYEKYGKLGLSVQGIAHGDLDAARALARKSMATFTIACEPVTKDGILGSAKADNYDSVILYDKDGGIVFRKARPRPDDILELNRSVAMLLK; via the coding sequence GTGAAGGCCCTCCTCGTCCTTTTGTCTCTCGCTCTCTGCGCCGCCGCCCAGCCCTTCGCTTCCCCGCAGGACCCGGCGCTGTTGGCTCTGGCCCCGGACTCGCTGCGCGAAGCCTTCGGCGAGGCGTTGACCGACGCCGGGCAGAACTGGCGCGAACTGGCATCGGCAGTCGCGGCCGAACAACCCGGACGTCGCGCCGAGGTGGTCTGGCTCATCGATTCCATGCCTCACCTCGACCGGCTTGAGATGACCGCAGCAACGCTACTCGAGCACGTAGAGTACGCACACAAGAGCCTTGCTGCTTTCCAGTACCGCGCCTCCGACTCGCTATTCCGCGACTACATCCTGACCTACCGAATCTCAGACGAACCGGTCACGGCCTGGCGCAAGCTGCTCTTCGACCGCTTTGCGCCCCTGGTGCGGAAATCGAGAACCGCGGCGGACGCGGCACGGACCGTCAATGGCTGGCTTGCGCGCAACGTGCATACGGTCAAGCGCGGCTTCTTCGGGCCGATGAAGTCACCCGAACTCGTGTTTTCGTCCGGCTCCGGCACAACCGAAGAGATTGCAGTGCTGGCGGCGGCCATCCTCAAGTCGGTCGGCGTGCCGAGCCGCCGGGTCAAGGTCCCGTGGCTTGGAGCTGAGGACTACGACGCGAGCTGGCTCGAGGTCTACAGCGACGGAAAGTGGCTGCCCTACTACCCACTTGAACCGAAGGCATTCGGCGACTTCGGCTGGATGGAACGCGAGCACGACGACAACGTCACCATCGCGGTCGCGACGTCCGCATTCGACCAGCAACTCGTCACGTCAAGCTACACTGCCGGCGCGCAGGTCCGATTGCTGCTGACCGCATCCGGAGTGCCGCTGTCCAGGTTCGAGAACTTCGCCCTCAGCGTCTTCAACGCCGGCGCGTGGCGGCCCATGGACGAGCTGAATACCGTTACCGACACCCTGGGCAGGTTCGAGTGCTTCCTCGGCAATGGACACTATCAACTGGCCGCCGGACAGCGCGACCCACACGGCGACCCGTACGTGGTGACGCGGGAAATCGAGGTCGAACCGAACCGGCCGCTGGATATTGCGCTTGACTTGACCGCGCCGGTAACGCAGGTGCCGTCTTACGCTGGAACCCGGGACTTCACGGGCGTACTGCCCGACGTCAGCGGCGGCATCGCTTCGACGCTGCCACCCAGAGGCAGGCCGGGCATCGTGGTGAACTACGACCCGACCCGGCCCGGTTCGCTCGCTACGCTCAGAGCGGTCCAACAACTCTACGAGAAGTACGGCAAGCTGGGACTCTCGGTGCAGGGCATCGCGCACGGTGACTTGGACGCGGCCCGGGCCCTTGCCCGAAAGAGCATGGCCACCTTCACAATCGCGTGCGAGCCGGTTACCAAGGACGGCATTCTCGGCTCAGCCAAAGCCGACAACTACGACTCTGTCATCCTGTACGACAAGGATGGTGGCATCGTGTTCCGGAAAGCCCGACCTCGCCCTGATGATATCCTCGAGCTGAACCGCTCGGTCGCGATGCTGCTCAAGTAG
- a CDS encoding FlgD immunoglobulin-like domain containing protein, translated as MARPYRSDGSACGGRPTALLKLAVTVFAVVCIVGPAMGWMWDVSTKRIAVPAGNVDSGTVVVPSAVITNPGDSTATFPVLYTIGAFYTSTKTVTALAHGDSVTVTFDTWIAIQRGAQTAKCSTQLAADESTANDRATRAFTVRVRDVSVDSIMVPKGRINFGVAVTPQARVTNHGTSSANFYTKIYLGPFIAESSVVMGLASGASQTVNFPSWTPDSLGSFQARCTSMLANDMIAGNNLATDSFTVITLAKDAGALRIVAPPSNGIVDSGAVIAPQAEVRNFGTDTITFKAIFKIGATYTDTQQVTNLPSLESTLVTFKNWTASPLGTLMTRCSTALTGDSNATNDRHSDSVHVIIRTADVGALRFIAPPDTTDSGAVDTVKVQVYNYGLNAQSFSVKVLIGTLYGDTESVTGLASHETLQITCAKTYTVPRRGLIAAKCSTMLTGDQVTANDLATKNIFRRVRDVGANSISAPVGTVPFDTVVTPTAHLVNYGNTTDSFPVIFTIGTFYADTVRTNDTSALVTFKPCTLKTAGTFSTVCSTAHVGDVYPTNDAVHDSVIVTPPGIAGSNSSGIPRAVVLKTAGPSVFAGQASIVYGLPRNTQVRLEIFDVCGRPVQTLATGVGKPGYYNVVWHCDDARGRTVAEGAYFVRLTADGKTLTSKLVKLE; from the coding sequence ATGGCGCGTCCGTATCGTAGTGACGGCAGCGCGTGCGGCGGCAGGCCGACGGCACTGCTCAAACTGGCAGTCACTGTATTCGCAGTGGTCTGCATCGTGGGGCCGGCGATGGGGTGGATGTGGGACGTGTCCACCAAGAGAATCGCGGTCCCGGCCGGCAACGTAGACTCAGGCACCGTGGTCGTGCCGAGTGCCGTGATCACCAACCCTGGCGACAGCACGGCCACATTCCCGGTGCTGTATACCATCGGTGCGTTCTACACAAGCACCAAGACCGTGACTGCCCTTGCCCATGGCGACTCGGTCACGGTGACGTTTGACACTTGGATCGCAATCCAGCGCGGCGCTCAGACGGCCAAGTGCTCAACCCAACTGGCCGCGGACGAGAGCACGGCGAACGACCGCGCCACCCGGGCCTTTACCGTCCGCGTGCGGGACGTAAGTGTCGATTCGATCATGGTGCCGAAGGGGAGAATCAACTTCGGGGTAGCGGTGACGCCCCAGGCGCGCGTGACCAACCACGGCACCAGCAGCGCAAACTTCTACACCAAGATCTACCTCGGGCCGTTCATTGCCGAGAGCAGCGTCGTCATGGGCCTCGCGTCGGGCGCATCACAAACGGTCAACTTCCCCAGTTGGACCCCGGATTCGCTCGGCAGTTTCCAGGCCAGATGTACGTCGATGCTGGCTAACGACATGATTGCGGGCAACAACCTCGCAACGGACTCGTTCACCGTGATTACGCTGGCGAAGGACGCCGGGGCGCTGAGGATCGTCGCCCCCCCATCAAACGGCATCGTTGACTCGGGGGCGGTGATTGCCCCGCAGGCCGAAGTGCGCAACTTCGGAACCGACACGATTACGTTCAAGGCTATCTTCAAGATCGGTGCCACCTATACCGATACCCAACAGGTCACGAACCTTCCGTCGCTTGAATCGACGCTCGTGACCTTCAAGAACTGGACGGCGAGCCCCCTCGGAACGCTGATGACCCGGTGTTCCACGGCGCTGACCGGTGACTCGAACGCAACCAACGACAGGCATTCGGACTCGGTGCATGTGATCATTCGTACGGCCGACGTCGGCGCCCTGCGCTTCATTGCACCGCCTGACACGACCGATTCCGGCGCCGTCGACACAGTCAAGGTGCAGGTTTACAACTACGGTCTCAACGCCCAGTCGTTCTCGGTCAAGGTGCTTATCGGCACGCTCTACGGGGACACGGAGTCGGTGACCGGCCTCGCATCGCACGAGACACTGCAAATCACGTGCGCCAAGACCTACACTGTGCCCAGACGCGGCCTCATAGCGGCCAAGTGCAGTACGATGCTGACGGGCGACCAGGTTACAGCTAACGACCTGGCGACGAAGAACATCTTCCGGCGGGTCCGCGACGTCGGCGCGAACAGCATCTCCGCGCCAGTCGGAACCGTGCCCTTCGACACCGTGGTCACGCCGACCGCCCACTTGGTGAATTACGGGAATACTACCGACAGCTTCCCGGTCATCTTCACCATTGGTACGTTCTACGCAGACACAGTCCGCACGAACGATACGTCGGCGCTGGTCACGTTCAAGCCCTGTACTCTGAAAACGGCGGGAACGTTCAGCACGGTATGCTCGACGGCGCACGTGGGAGACGTGTACCCGACCAACGACGCCGTGCACGACTCGGTCATTGTCACGCCTCCAGGCATCGCGGGGAGCAACTCGTCGGGCATCCCGCGGGCCGTGGTCCTGAAGACCGCCGGGCCGAGCGTGTTCGCGGGTCAGGCGTCAATCGTGTACGGCCTGCCGCGAAACACTCAGGTGCGGCTTGAGATCTTCGATGTCTGCGGCAGACCGGTTCAGACACTTGCTACCGGCGTCGGCAAGCCCGGCTACTACAACGTGGTCTGGCATTGCGACGATGCGCGCGGCCGGACCGTGGCTGAGGGAGCGTACTTCGTGCGGCTGACCGCCGACGGCAAGACACTCACAAGCAAGCTGGTGAAGCTGGAGTAA